The Helianthus annuus cultivar XRQ/B chromosome 16, HanXRQr2.0-SUNRISE, whole genome shotgun sequence genome includes a window with the following:
- the LOC110916466 gene encoding uncharacterized protein LOC110916466 isoform X1, whose amino-acid sequence MPVQQILISEVEPPSPMRYLIGSAIMMIGVVLPLGYMMFRNKRVPSSSSFAKQTSKVMI is encoded by the exons ATGCCT GTGCAGCAGATCTTGATATCGGAGGTGGAACCACCAAGTCCCATGAGATACTTGATCGGATCAGCAATCATGATGATCGGCGTCGTTTTGCCTCTTGGTTATATGATGTTTCGCAACAAAAGAGTCCCGTCGTCTTCATCTTTCGCTAAACAGAC GAGCAAGGTTATGATATAG
- the LOC110916466 gene encoding uncharacterized protein LOC110916466 isoform X2 encodes MPVQQILISEVEPPSPMRYLIGSAIMMIGVVLPLGYMMFRNKRVPSSSSFAKQT; translated from the exons ATGCCT GTGCAGCAGATCTTGATATCGGAGGTGGAACCACCAAGTCCCATGAGATACTTGATCGGATCAGCAATCATGATGATCGGCGTCGTTTTGCCTCTTGGTTATATGATGTTTCGCAACAAAAGAGTCCCGTCGTCTTCATCTTTCGCTAAACAGACGTAG
- the LOC110916300 gene encoding phosphatidylserine decarboxylase proenzyme 1, mitochondrial, with product MKFRFSQRLVPFARRTIFNHQRIRSSSFFIRNLHAATKQAPASFNGSGSSSSGSKGNPFLVPGATVATIFMLGALHARRMYSDKKIEEARESGIELELQPDVKAKFLRMLPLRSISRFWGVLSGTELPVWLRPYAHRAWARAFHSNLEEVALPLDQYASVKDFFVRSLKEGCRPIDSDPYSLISPVDGTIVRVGELKEGVMIEQVKGFSYSVSSLLGAGSFLPLMAAKDIHEQDTSQQENNIRDESTKSWWRVSLASPKLRESSSSRPMKGLFYCVIYLRPGDYHRIHSPVDWNVLLRRHFTGRLYPVNERATRTIKNLYVENERVVLEGKWQEGYIAMAAVGATNIGSIELFIEPDLRTNQPRKKLVQSEAPEERVYEPQGTGVLLKKGDEVGVFNMGSTVVLVFQAPALSSSEFRFGVEKGDKIRMGEALGRLHHL from the exons ATGAAATTTAGGTTTTCTCAGAGACTTGTGCCATTTGCACGTAGAACAATCTTCAATCATCAGCGTATCCGCTCAAGTTCCTTCTTCATTAGGAACCTGCATGCTGCTACTAAGCAAGCTCCAGCTTCCTTTAATGGCAGCGGAAGCAGCAGCAGCGGCTCTAAAG GTAATCCTTTTCTGGTGCCTGGTGCAACTGTGGCAACTATATTTATGCTTGGAGCTCTCCATGCTAGACGGATGTATAGTGACAAGAAA ATTGAAGAGGCAAGGGAAAGCGGCATTGAACTCGAGCTCCAACCAGATGTCAAA GCTAAATTTCTGAGGATGTTACCTCTGCGCTCCATTTCAAGGTTTTGGGGAGTTTTGTCTGGCACG GAACTTCCTGTGTGGCTGCGTCCATATGCTCATAGAGCTTGGGCTCGTGCGTTTCATTCAA acTTGGAAGAGGTGGCCTTGCCTTTGGATCAATATGCATCAGTTAAAGATTTTTTTGTTCGCTCTTTGAAAGAAGGTTGCAGGCCAATCGATTCTGACCCATATAGTCTG ATCAGCCCTGTTGATGGTACCATTGTAAGAGTTGGAGAGCTGAAAGAAGGTGTTATGATAGAGCAAGTTAAAGGGTTCTCCTACTCTGTATCTTCCCTTTTAGGTGCAGGCTCATTTCTCCCTCTAATGGCTGCTAAAGATATACATGAACAAGACACTAGTCAGCAAGAAAACAATATCAGGGATGAAAGTACCAAATCTTGGTGGAGAGTTTCATTGGCTTCACCAAAACTTAGGGAATCTTCTTCGTCACg TCCAATGAAAGGTCTTTTTTACTGTGTTATATACCTGAGGCCAGGAGACTACCATCGAATTCACTCACCAGTTGATTGGAATGTACTTCTTCGGAGGCATTTTACTG GTCGGCTGTACCCTGTGAATGAGCGTGCTACCAGGACAATAAAAAATCTTTATGTTGAGAATGAAAGG GTTGTACTTGAAGGCAAATGGCAAGAAGGTTATATAGCAATGGCTGCAGTAGGTGCAACAAATATTGGGTCTATTGAG CTTTTCATTGAACCTGATTTGAGGACAAACCAACCAAGAAAGAAGTTGGTACAATCAGAAGCTCCTGAAGAGCGGGTGTATGAACCCCAAGGTACAGGAGTGTTGCTCAAGAAAGGAGACGAG GTAGGTGTTTTTAACATGGGATCAACAGTGGTGCTAGTGTTCCAAGCTCCTGCTTTGTCATCATCAGAATTCAGGTTCGGTGTTGAAAAAGGCGATAAAATACGGATGGGTGAAGCCCTAGGACGGTTACACCATCTGTAA